The Litchfieldia alkalitelluris genome has a window encoding:
- a CDS encoding biotin--[acetyl-CoA-carboxylase] ligase, which yields MASSLQSEIRKKLLELFSKANGEFISGQKISEQLGCSRTAVWKHIEDLRKEGYEVNAVRKAGYQITSKPDKISSNEIQLGLQTKILGRSIVFEEVVSSTQKLAHKLAYDGAEEGTIIVTEQQTEGRGRLDRKWFSPKYTGIWMSLILRPNIPPTSAPQLTLLAAVAVAQAIQEVTGLEPDIKWPNDILLSGKKVVGILTELQAESDRINSVIIGIGINVNQSKLDFPEEINGVATSLSIAKGEKVNRSYLVQILLLKLEHLYLTYLENGFHAIKLLWESYAINIGEQILARTLHGTIKGRALGITDDGVLKLETSDGEIHYIYSADIEILSK from the coding sequence GTGGCTTCTTCATTGCAATCGGAAATCAGAAAAAAACTATTAGAGCTTTTCTCAAAGGCAAATGGAGAATTTATTTCAGGTCAGAAAATTAGCGAACAATTGGGTTGTTCAAGAACGGCTGTTTGGAAACATATTGAAGATTTGCGCAAGGAAGGCTATGAAGTAAATGCAGTTCGTAAAGCGGGATACCAAATTACCTCCAAGCCCGATAAAATTTCAAGTAATGAAATACAACTAGGATTACAAACAAAAATCTTGGGTCGTTCAATTGTATTTGAAGAAGTTGTCAGTTCTACCCAAAAACTTGCACATAAATTAGCATATGACGGAGCTGAAGAGGGTACAATCATTGTCACCGAACAACAAACTGAAGGACGGGGACGATTAGACCGAAAGTGGTTTTCTCCAAAGTATACTGGGATTTGGATGAGTTTGATCTTGAGGCCAAATATTCCGCCTACTAGCGCACCACAGTTAACTTTACTAGCTGCTGTTGCTGTAGCACAAGCTATTCAAGAGGTGACAGGTTTAGAGCCAGATATAAAATGGCCGAATGATATCCTATTGTCTGGGAAAAAGGTAGTGGGAATCTTAACAGAGTTACAGGCTGAATCTGATAGGATTAATTCAGTTATTATTGGAATAGGGATTAATGTTAATCAATCCAAATTAGACTTTCCTGAGGAAATAAACGGAGTTGCAACTTCTCTCTCAATAGCAAAGGGAGAAAAAGTTAATCGTTCCTATCTAGTTCAGATTCTCTTGTTAAAACTAGAACATCTTTATCTTACATACCTAGAGAATGGTTTCCATGCTATTAAGTTACTTTGGGAAAGCTATGCAATTAATATTGGGGAACAGATCTTGGCAAGAACTCTGCATGGGACGATTAAAGGACGGGCATTAGGGATTACGGATGACGGAGTTTTAAAACTTGAAACGTCTGATGGAGAAATCCATTATATTTATTCTGCAGACATAGAAATCCTATCAAAGTGA
- the panB gene encoding 3-methyl-2-oxobutanoate hydroxymethyltransferase: protein MKQSTDFMKMKENKEPIVMLTAYDYPSAMHAEKADVDMILVGDSLGMVVLGYDSTIPVTIEDMIHHTKAVKRGAKGTFIVTDMPFMSYHISKAETLKNAARLVQEAGAHAVKVEGANEVVDVIKSLTEAGVPVVAHLGLTPQAVGVLGGYKVQGKDAESARKLIEDSKKCEAAGAIALVLECVPRQLAEAITTQLKIPTIGIGAGNQTDGQVLVYHDVISYGVDRVPKFVKQFASIDQQITDGINRFVSEVKTKEFPSEEHTYTMKDHELSSLYGGKK from the coding sequence ATGAAGCAGTCGACAGATTTTATGAAAATGAAAGAAAATAAAGAGCCAATTGTTATGCTAACAGCATATGATTATCCTTCAGCTATGCACGCAGAGAAAGCTGATGTTGATATGATTCTAGTAGGCGATTCACTTGGAATGGTTGTACTAGGGTACGATTCAACAATACCTGTTACGATAGAGGATATGATTCATCATACAAAGGCTGTTAAAAGAGGGGCAAAGGGTACATTTATTGTGACAGATATGCCTTTTATGTCCTACCATATATCAAAAGCTGAAACCTTAAAAAATGCAGCCAGATTAGTTCAAGAAGCTGGTGCACATGCTGTAAAGGTTGAAGGTGCTAATGAAGTAGTTGATGTGATAAAAAGTTTAACAGAAGCAGGTGTTCCTGTAGTAGCACATCTTGGATTAACACCACAGGCAGTTGGTGTTCTTGGCGGTTATAAGGTTCAAGGAAAAGATGCAGAAAGTGCTAGGAAATTAATTGAGGATTCAAAGAAGTGTGAAGCAGCGGGAGCTATTGCGTTAGTATTAGAGTGTGTTCCTAGACAACTTGCAGAAGCGATTACAACGCAATTAAAGATTCCTACGATTGGAATTGGAGCAGGAAACCAAACAGATGGTCAAGTCCTTGTTTATCATGATGTTATTAGTTACGGAGTTGATAGAGTTCCAAAGTTTGTAAAGCAATTCGCTTCAATTGATCAACAAATTACTGATGGAATTAATCGTTTTGTTTCTGAAGTGAAAACAAAAGAATTTCCTAGTGAAGAGCATACTTACACGATGAAGGACCATGAGCTTTCATCACTTTACGGAGGAAAAAAGTAA
- the panC gene encoding pantoate--beta-alanine ligase codes for MRIITSIEEMEREVAQHREAKSSIGFVPTMGYLHEGHLTLIHTARKENDIVIASIFVNPLQFGPNEDFDSYPRDFERDEQLARNNGVDILFYPNVNDMYKPDFSFQIKVIDKVDVLCGKKREGHFDGVATVLIKLFNITRPNRVYFGMKDAQQVAIVTSVIEDFNFPIELVPVSTVREEDGLAKSSRNVYLTEQERQEAPNLYYGLKMARSLIEDGERNPNIIRNKVIEHIANHTSGEIDYVEVLSYPELKEQKEVFGKIIIAVAVKFTKARLIDNITFVV; via the coding sequence ATGCGGATTATTACCTCTATTGAAGAAATGGAAAGGGAAGTTGCCCAGCATCGCGAGGCAAAATCTTCGATTGGATTTGTTCCGACTATGGGTTATTTACATGAAGGTCATCTAACCTTAATACACACTGCTAGAAAAGAGAATGACATCGTTATTGCTAGTATTTTTGTAAATCCGCTCCAATTTGGTCCTAATGAGGATTTTGATTCATACCCTCGTGACTTTGAGAGGGATGAACAACTTGCTAGGAACAATGGGGTAGATATCCTTTTTTATCCAAATGTCAACGACATGTATAAGCCAGACTTTTCATTTCAAATTAAAGTAATTGATAAAGTTGATGTTCTTTGTGGAAAAAAACGTGAAGGTCATTTTGATGGCGTTGCAACAGTGTTAATTAAACTCTTCAACATTACAAGACCAAATCGGGTCTATTTTGGGATGAAGGACGCACAGCAAGTTGCCATTGTCACAAGTGTGATTGAAGATTTTAACTTCCCGATTGAACTTGTTCCAGTAAGTACTGTCAGAGAAGAGGATGGGCTGGCCAAAAGTTCTAGAAACGTATATCTAACTGAACAGGAAAGACAAGAGGCACCTAATCTTTATTACGGATTAAAGATGGCACGATCATTAATAGAAGATGGTGAAAGAAACCCAAATATAATCAGAAATAAGGTTATAGAACATATTGCCAATCATACATCAGGAGAAATAGACTATGTCGAAGTCCTTAGTTATCCTGAATTAAAAGAGCAAAAAGAGGTTTTTGGTAAAATTATCATTGCGGTAGCGGTGAAGTTTACAAAAGCAAGGTTAATTGATAATATAACATTTGTTGTTTGA
- the panD gene encoding aspartate 1-decarboxylase produces MFRTMMSAKIHRARVTEANLNYVGSITIDEDILDAVGMLANEKVQIVNNNNGARLETYIIPGPRGSGTFCLNGAAARLVQKDDIIIVISYVLVGQNELSNHVPKVAIMDENNCIKQLIGNEPASTVL; encoded by the coding sequence ATGTTTCGTACTATGATGAGTGCAAAAATACATCGTGCACGTGTAACAGAAGCTAATTTAAATTACGTAGGAAGTATTACAATAGATGAGGATATTTTAGATGCAGTAGGCATGCTTGCTAATGAAAAAGTACAGATTGTAAACAATAATAATGGTGCTAGATTAGAAACTTATATTATTCCTGGACCAAGAGGAAGTGGAACATTTTGTTTAAATGGTGCTGCTGCGAGACTCGTGCAAAAGGATGATATTATTATTGTCATATCTTATGTGTTAGTAGGGCAAAATGAGCTATCAAACCATGTTCCGAAAGTTGCAATTATGGATGAAAATAACTGTATTAAACAATTGATTGGAAATGAGCCAGCTAGTACTGTATTATAA
- the dinG gene encoding ATP-dependent DNA helicase DinG produces MNKRFVVVDLETTGNAPKKGDRIIQIAAVVIENGEICEKFSSFINPNRPIPPFIEQLTGISTNNVQHAPDFKLIAPEIVSMLENSYFVAHNVPFDLSFLQAELEHNGFPRFSGPTIDTVELSRILLPGVESYKLGHLAENFSLSHLQPHRADSDAEVTAELLLKILDKLALLPIVTTQKLLTLSKGYKSDVQDILIEQIQEKQSKISNDDVTYDTFRGIALKKQTPLQYSRGEDIDYNQFKKGLIKKELKNNHYEYRPEQMKMMDFVYDIQETKQHGLLEGGTGSGKTFAYLIPSIFNAKKNGKQVVISTHTIQLQQQLVDHDLPMICETLPFEVTFSLLKGRSHYLSLRKFEQSLYELDDNYDTTLTKSQILVWLTETTTGDVEEINLPSGGQIYWNTVNVDSTSIELKEDPWEDRCFYKRARQKASQCNLIITNHALLFSDLINEKELIPSYDYLVIDEAHQMDQIASKHLGHKIHYLQIHTIITQLGTLDNNQLLSKSSKIFTAIGQGKSDFMEIERITKDIKHLLDDLFVMMRTYVLEISDDKSGEDPNKISYSFQPHLENNVYWDMVIDLIEQVNHQKKIYIMVAKRQMKLIESNSHMITPFQYGTFMDYYYLVLKLEKIINLLKSLLTEEQSNAVSWIEIDRKGAKNATSIYCQPVDVSDMLADKLFAFKKSVLLTSATLTVRESFNYTINKLGLNDFQPPTLRVSSPFDLSQQAVIMLPNDLPDINEKDEQTFVEELARQLIEIAQITKGRMLVLFTSNNMLRKVYIQLKNSSKLNEYILIAQGISGGSKAKLTKNFKAFNKSILLGTSSFWEGIDIAGEQLSTVIIVRLPFANPSDPIYKAKTELYKAKGLNPFTELALPDAIIRFKQGFGRLIRTKSDKGIVFVMDRRISKTSYGTKFLQAIPEVPVIEDHLENLLNKMDNWLS; encoded by the coding sequence ATGAATAAAAGATTTGTAGTCGTTGATTTAGAAACAACAGGTAATGCTCCTAAAAAAGGTGACCGCATTATACAAATTGCTGCTGTTGTTATTGAAAATGGAGAGATATGTGAAAAGTTTTCTAGTTTTATTAATCCAAATCGTCCAATTCCCCCTTTTATAGAGCAATTGACAGGTATTTCAACTAATAATGTTCAACACGCACCTGATTTTAAGCTGATAGCACCGGAAATTGTTTCGATGCTTGAAAATTCGTATTTTGTAGCACACAATGTACCATTTGATTTATCTTTTCTTCAAGCTGAGCTCGAGCACAATGGGTTCCCAAGATTTAGTGGGCCAACGATCGATACGGTGGAGCTCTCAAGAATATTACTTCCTGGGGTCGAGAGCTATAAATTGGGTCATTTAGCTGAGAATTTTTCATTAAGTCATCTTCAACCTCATCGTGCAGATAGTGATGCAGAGGTAACTGCGGAGCTCTTATTAAAAATTTTAGATAAGTTAGCTCTCTTACCAATTGTAACAACCCAAAAATTGTTAACCCTCTCAAAAGGGTATAAAAGTGATGTCCAAGATATATTAATTGAACAAATACAGGAAAAGCAAAGCAAGATAAGTAATGATGATGTTACATACGATACCTTCCGGGGGATAGCACTGAAGAAACAAACACCACTCCAGTATAGTAGAGGGGAAGATATTGATTATAATCAATTTAAAAAAGGATTAATTAAAAAAGAACTAAAAAATAACCATTATGAATATCGACCCGAACAAATGAAGATGATGGACTTTGTTTACGATATTCAGGAAACAAAACAACATGGCCTTTTAGAGGGTGGTACTGGGAGTGGTAAAACGTTTGCATACTTAATTCCTAGTATCTTTAATGCCAAGAAAAATGGAAAGCAAGTTGTTATTAGCACACATACTATTCAGCTTCAACAGCAGCTAGTAGACCATGACTTACCAATGATTTGCGAGACGCTTCCTTTTGAGGTTACATTTTCATTACTTAAAGGAAGAAGCCATTATCTATCTTTGAGGAAATTCGAACAATCTTTATATGAACTAGATGATAATTATGATACAACCTTAACTAAGTCACAAATCCTAGTATGGCTTACAGAGACTACAACAGGAGATGTGGAGGAAATAAATTTACCATCAGGTGGACAGATTTATTGGAACACAGTAAACGTTGATTCAACAAGTATTGAATTGAAAGAAGATCCATGGGAAGATCGGTGTTTTTATAAGCGAGCAAGACAAAAGGCATCTCAGTGCAACTTGATTATAACAAATCATGCACTTCTTTTTTCAGATTTAATAAATGAGAAAGAGCTAATTCCGTCTTATGATTATCTTGTGATTGATGAGGCGCATCAAATGGATCAAATTGCTAGTAAACATCTTGGTCATAAAATTCATTATCTTCAAATTCATACGATCATTACTCAGTTAGGCACACTTGATAATAATCAGTTACTTTCAAAAAGTTCGAAAATATTTACTGCTATTGGTCAAGGGAAATCTGATTTTATGGAAATAGAAAGGATCACCAAGGATATAAAACATCTATTAGATGATTTATTTGTGATGATGCGCACCTACGTCCTTGAGATATCTGATGATAAATCTGGTGAGGATCCGAATAAAATAAGCTATAGTTTTCAACCACATCTAGAAAATAATGTATATTGGGACATGGTGATTGATTTAATTGAACAAGTTAACCATCAGAAAAAAATATATATAATGGTTGCAAAAAGACAAATGAAACTTATTGAAAGTAATTCACATATGATTACACCATTTCAGTATGGGACTTTTATGGATTATTACTATTTGGTTCTAAAACTTGAAAAAATAATTAATCTACTCAAGTCCTTATTAACAGAAGAACAGTCAAATGCAGTTTCTTGGATTGAGATTGATCGGAAAGGTGCAAAAAACGCAACCTCAATTTATTGTCAACCAGTTGATGTGTCAGATATGTTGGCAGATAAACTTTTTGCATTTAAGAAAAGTGTCTTATTAACCTCTGCAACATTAACTGTTCGAGAATCTTTTAATTATACAATCAATAAGCTTGGTTTAAATGATTTTCAACCGCCAACTTTACGTGTTTCTTCACCTTTTGACTTATCACAACAAGCGGTGATCATGTTGCCAAACGACTTACCTGATATAAATGAAAAAGATGAACAAACTTTTGTAGAGGAACTAGCTAGACAACTTATTGAAATTGCTCAAATTACTAAGGGGAGAATGCTTGTTTTATTTACATCCAACAATATGCTAAGAAAAGTATATATTCAGCTGAAAAATTCGTCCAAATTAAATGAATATATCCTAATTGCCCAAGGTATTAGTGGTGGAAGTAAAGCGAAACTCACGAAAAACTTTAAAGCATTTAATAAATCGATCCTTCTGGGTACAAGTAGCTTTTGGGAAGGTATTGATATTGCAGGTGAACAATTATCTACAGTAATTATTGTAAGATTACCATTCGCAAACCCAAGTGATCCAATCTATAAAGCGAAGACTGAATTATACAAAGCCAAAGGTTTAAATCCGTTTACTGAATTAGCATTACCCGATGCAATCATTCGATTTAAGCAAGGATTTGGAAGACTTATAAGAACGAAAAGTGACAAAGGTATTGTGTTTGTTATGGACAGAAGAATATCAAAGACAAGCTATGGAACAAAATTTTTACAAGCGATTCCTGAGGTCCCTGTTATTGAAGATCATTTAGAGAATTTGTTAAATAAAATGGATAACTGGTTATCATAA
- a CDS encoding ComEC/Rec2 family competence protein, whose translation MKRFVLVMVTFISSLFLSGLTSNDIPTDIEKVNLKIKEDQLAFTFLSLSSGEATLIQNSRGDNILINTGGPKTEGELKELLTLYDINSFHSVILTKNDNEYKANIEYLSKNYLIGKTIVGEHLTDSKIRTTNNLITWKSGDKLELLPGLTVEVIQENEDASGSLGMDLLLSFGKHELLYMTSSNTELEKNIILKRDLSSVNIIKVPEFASNTGTSQKFLEHIDPQVAVIFQKRGLNVSQDVIERLQETWIDIYHTRQFGNITIKCDEEDYDIITLSVESANQI comes from the coding sequence TTGAAGAGATTTGTATTAGTTATGGTTACTTTCATTTCTAGTCTTTTCCTTAGTGGATTAACAAGTAACGATATACCTACCGATATTGAAAAAGTTAATTTGAAGATTAAAGAAGATCAACTGGCATTTACATTTTTAAGTCTTAGTAGTGGGGAAGCAACCTTAATTCAAAATAGTAGAGGTGACAACATATTAATTAATACAGGTGGTCCCAAAACAGAAGGCGAATTAAAGGAATTGCTGACACTCTACGATATTAACTCGTTTCACTCGGTTATACTGACAAAAAATGATAATGAGTATAAAGCAAACATTGAATATTTATCAAAAAATTACTTGATCGGAAAAACAATTGTGGGTGAGCATCTAACGGATTCCAAAATTAGAACAACAAACAATCTAATTACATGGAAAAGCGGTGATAAATTAGAACTTCTACCCGGATTAACTGTTGAGGTCATTCAAGAAAATGAAGATGCTTCAGGGAGTTTAGGTATGGATTTACTTTTAAGCTTTGGTAAACACGAATTACTTTATATGACAAGTTCAAATACCGAATTAGAAAAAAATATCATTTTAAAAAGAGATCTTTCATCGGTAAATATAATTAAAGTGCCTGAATTTGCAAGTAATACTGGAACATCTCAAAAATTCTTAGAACATATTGATCCACAAGTAGCTGTTATTTTTCAAAAAAGAGGTTTAAATGTAAGTCAAGATGTCATTGAGCGACTTCAGGAAACTTGGATTGACATTTATCACACGAGACAGTTTGGTAACATTACAATCAAATGTGATGAAGAAGATTATGACATAATAACCCTTTCGGTTGAAAGTGCTAATCAAATCTAA
- a CDS encoding YpmA family protein — protein MESKIEILSTIKIQHSPDLYKIVDNLNRTLKHQDLMFGLALDNKDQNIAIFTIYRT, from the coding sequence GTGGAAAGTAAAATTGAAATATTATCTACAATAAAAATTCAACATTCTCCAGATCTCTATAAGATTGTGGATAATTTAAATAGAACATTAAAACACCAAGATTTAATGTTCGGTCTGGCTCTGGATAATAAAGATCAAAATATAGCGATTTTCACCATTTATCGTACATAA
- a CDS encoding cell wall elongation regulator TseB-like domain-containing protein, which produces MKKWIIFVSIFIFLLVGWGFISIYQATVNVKFSEQEKAILKVQEDGILESIVEATTYYGTEEYQIVTGIDSNGDEVIVWVPTNEKKDMIKRNASEGVTKEEALDILLSNPELHPKEVWSIKLGMEWDAKTSKDRPIWEIIYLDENDRITYYRSFFSTGDYWKIIKP; this is translated from the coding sequence ATGAAAAAGTGGATTATTTTTGTTAGCATTTTTATATTCCTGCTTGTTGGGTGGGGGTTTATCTCGATTTATCAAGCAACAGTTAATGTTAAATTTTCGGAGCAAGAAAAAGCAATCTTAAAAGTTCAAGAGGATGGCATTTTAGAGTCCATAGTTGAAGCAACGACCTATTATGGTACCGAAGAATATCAAATTGTAACTGGTATTGATTCCAATGGCGATGAAGTAATCGTGTGGGTCCCTACTAATGAAAAAAAAGATATGATCAAGCGTAATGCTTCCGAAGGTGTAACGAAAGAGGAAGCATTAGATATCTTATTAAGCAACCCTGAATTACATCCAAAAGAAGTTTGGTCAATTAAATTAGGGATGGAATGGGATGCGAAAACAAGTAAAGACAGACCAATTTGGGAAATAATTTATCTTGATGAGAATGATCGGATAACTTATTATAGAAGTTTCTTTTCAACAGGTGATTATTGGAAAATCATTAAACCTTAA
- a CDS encoding pyridoxal phosphate-dependent aminotransferase, with the protein MKLAKRVSALTPSTTLEITAKAQELKAAGHDVIGLGAGEPDFNTPQHIIDAAIEAMNEGHTKYTPTAGLASLKKEIIEKFKKDQEITYKPSEIIVCSGAKHALYTLFQVILDDEDEVIIPTPYWVSYPEQVKLAGGIPVYVEGRESNEFKITPAELEKGITSRTKAVILNSPSNPTGMLYTENELQALGEVCLKHDILIVSDEIYEKLIYAGHKHVSIAQLSPKLKEQTIIINGVSKSHSMTGWRIGYAAGNKEIITAMTNLASHSTSNPTSIAQYGSIAAYHGTQDPVEEMRQAFEERLDIIFEKLIAIPGFSCIKPQGAFYLFPNVKEAAYNTGFNNVDDFAKGLLEDVKVAVVPGSGFGAPENIRLSYATSLEALEEALKRIEQFVKENQR; encoded by the coding sequence ATGAAATTAGCAAAAAGAGTATCGGCATTAACACCATCAACGACACTAGAGATTACAGCAAAAGCCCAAGAATTAAAAGCAGCTGGTCACGATGTAATTGGTCTTGGAGCTGGAGAACCAGACTTTAATACACCACAACATATCATTGATGCTGCAATTGAAGCCATGAATGAAGGTCATACAAAATATACTCCTACAGCAGGACTAGCTTCATTGAAAAAAGAAATTATAGAAAAATTTAAAAAAGACCAAGAAATTACATATAAGCCTTCAGAAATCATTGTTTGTTCTGGAGCAAAACATGCCCTTTATACCTTGTTCCAAGTTATCTTGGACGATGAGGATGAGGTTATTATACCTACTCCTTATTGGGTAAGCTATCCTGAACAAGTTAAGCTAGCGGGAGGCATTCCTGTTTATGTCGAGGGTAGAGAGTCAAACGAATTTAAGATTACTCCAGCTGAACTCGAAAAGGGGATTACTTCTCGTACAAAAGCAGTAATACTTAATTCACCAAGTAACCCAACTGGAATGCTATACACAGAAAATGAACTACAAGCACTCGGAGAAGTTTGTTTAAAGCATGATATTTTAATTGTATCAGATGAAATTTATGAAAAATTAATATATGCAGGACACAAGCACGTCTCAATTGCTCAACTCTCTCCGAAACTTAAAGAGCAAACAATCATCATTAATGGAGTATCAAAATCTCATTCAATGACTGGTTGGAGAATAGGATATGCAGCCGGTAATAAGGAGATAATTACAGCGATGACAAACTTAGCAAGTCACAGCACTTCTAATCCTACCTCTATAGCTCAATATGGCTCAATTGCCGCTTATCATGGAACTCAGGATCCAGTTGAAGAGATGAGGCAGGCATTTGAAGAGAGATTAGATATTATATTTGAAAAACTAATCGCAATTCCAGGATTTTCGTGTATAAAACCACAAGGCGCATTTTACCTTTTTCCGAATGTAAAAGAAGCTGCTTATAACACTGGATTTAACAACGTTGATGATTTCGCAAAGGGTTTATTAGAAGATGTAAAAGTGGCAGTTGTACCTGGGTCTGGGTTTGGAGCACCTGAAAATATTAGGCTTTCATATGCTACTTCATTGGAAGCACTTGAAGAAGCCCTAAAGCGAATCGAGCAGTTCGTTAAGGAAAATCAAAGATAG
- the asnS gene encoding asparagine--tRNA ligase translates to MKTTISEVHKYVEQEVTIGAWLANKRSSGKIAFLQLRDGTGFIQGVVVKAEVAEEVFTKAKSTTQETSLYVTGTVKTDERSPFGYELAITNIEVIHESVDYPITPKEHGTEFLMDNRHLWLRSKRQHAVMKIRNEIIRATYEFFNENGFTKVDPPILTGSAPEGTSELFATKYFDEDAYLSQSGQLYMEAAAMALGKVFSFGPTFRAEKSKTRRHLIEFWMIEPEMAFYEFEDNLKVQEDYVSYIVQSVLKNCSLELHTLGRDTEKLEKIVAPFPRISYDDAIKFLHDKGFTDITWGDDFGAPHETAIAESYDKPVFITHYPTGIKPFYMQPAPDRDDVVLCADLIAPEGYGEIIGGSERIHDHELLKQRLQEHGLTTEAYKWYEELRQYGSVPHSGFGLGLERTVAWISGVEHVRETIPFPRLLNRLYP, encoded by the coding sequence TTGAAAACAACGATTTCAGAGGTACATAAATATGTTGAACAAGAGGTAACAATCGGAGCATGGTTAGCTAATAAAAGATCAAGTGGTAAAATTGCGTTTTTACAACTCAGAGATGGGACAGGCTTTATTCAAGGAGTAGTTGTAAAAGCAGAAGTAGCTGAGGAAGTATTTACAAAGGCTAAATCAACTACCCAAGAAACATCTTTATATGTTACAGGTACTGTTAAAACAGACGAAAGGTCACCATTTGGGTACGAATTAGCAATCACTAATATCGAAGTAATTCACGAATCTGTAGATTATCCTATTACACCAAAAGAACATGGAACAGAGTTTTTAATGGATAATCGTCATTTATGGCTACGCTCGAAGAGACAGCATGCAGTGATGAAAATTAGAAATGAAATTATTAGGGCAACTTATGAATTCTTTAATGAAAATGGATTTACAAAGGTGGATCCACCTATTTTAACAGGAAGTGCCCCAGAAGGAACGTCAGAGCTATTTGCTACAAAATACTTTGATGAGGATGCATATCTATCTCAAAGTGGACAACTCTATATGGAGGCAGCTGCTATGGCTTTAGGTAAGGTATTTTCTTTTGGGCCAACTTTCCGTGCAGAAAAATCAAAAACGAGACGTCACTTAATTGAGTTTTGGATGATTGAGCCTGAAATGGCATTTTATGAGTTTGAAGATAACCTAAAAGTACAAGAAGATTATGTTTCATATATCGTTCAATCAGTTCTGAAAAATTGTTCTCTTGAATTGCATACCCTTGGAAGGGATACAGAAAAACTCGAAAAAATTGTAGCTCCTTTCCCACGTATTTCATATGACGATGCAATTAAGTTTTTACACGATAAAGGCTTTACAGATATCACATGGGGAGATGACTTTGGAGCTCCACATGAAACTGCGATTGCTGAGAGTTATGATAAACCAGTATTCATTACGCATTATCCAACGGGTATAAAGCCGTTTTATATGCAGCCAGCGCCTGACCGTGATGATGTGGTGTTATGTGCAGACCTGATTGCACCAGAAGGATATGGTGAAATTATTGGAGGGTCTGAACGTATTCATGACCATGAACTTCTTAAGCAACGTTTGCAAGAACACGGCTTAACAACAGAAGCTTATAAATGGTATGAAGAATTGCGACAGTATGGTTCTGTACCACATTCTGGATTTGGTTTAGGACTTGAAAGAACAGTAGCCTGGATAAGTGGAGTCGAGCATGTAAGAGAAACTATTCCATTCCCACGTCTATTAAACCGCTTATACCCATAA
- a CDS encoding DnaD domain-containing protein, with translation MNKEKLVEWFKEGNVSIPKLLIVNYKALGLNEDDFMLILQIMASLQGGNSFPTPTELSNRMTFSDTKCSDLLRRLIQRGFLEIIEERDEHGLFYEKYSLNPLWDKIVQMLLFEDQRKEEITLRNEEADLYSIFENEFGRPLSPFECETLAMWLDQDHHDPVIIKGALREAVMSGKINFRYIDRILFEWKKNGIKTIDQAQKHSQKFRQHQQKSKQPNDQSGEYKRTIPFYNWLET, from the coding sequence ATGAATAAAGAAAAACTAGTCGAATGGTTTAAAGAAGGAAACGTATCAATTCCGAAATTGTTAATTGTTAATTATAAAGCATTAGGACTCAATGAAGATGATTTTATGCTCATCTTACAAATAATGGCTTCTCTTCAAGGTGGAAACTCCTTCCCAACTCCCACTGAATTATCAAATAGAATGACTTTTTCTGATACAAAATGTTCAGATCTTTTAAGAAGACTTATCCAAAGGGGTTTCTTAGAAATCATTGAGGAACGAGACGAACATGGTTTATTTTATGAAAAGTATTCCTTAAACCCACTCTGGGATAAAATAGTCCAAATGTTATTATTTGAAGACCAAAGAAAAGAAGAAATAACTCTAAGAAATGAAGAAGCTGATTTATATTCTATCTTCGAAAATGAATTTGGACGCCCACTTTCTCCTTTCGAATGTGAAACACTTGCAATGTGGTTAGATCAAGACCATCACGATCCTGTCATTATTAAAGGGGCTCTTCGTGAAGCGGTGATGTCGGGAAAAATAAACTTCAGGTATATTGACCGTATTTTATTCGAATGGAAGAAGAACGGTATAAAAACAATCGACCAAGCTCAAAAGCATTCTCAAAAATTCCGTCAGCATCAACAAAAATCAAAACAACCTAACGATCAATCAGGTGAATATAAACGTACAATCCCATTTTATAATTGGTTAGAAACATAA